A region from the Onychostoma macrolepis isolate SWU-2019 chromosome 18, ASM1243209v1, whole genome shotgun sequence genome encodes:
- the barx2 gene encoding homeobox protein BarH-like 2 has translation MHCQAELRVASSAQLKAARRRYKTFMIDEILSKETCDYFEKLSLYSVCPSLIVRPKPLHSCSGSAPLRSYPLLSVITHQPPSSLPQISQSSPHLPLLSPQHPLSSEPSARETPVSISSESETEHSTPRLKKPRRSRTIFTELQLLGLEKKFQKQKYLSTPDRLDLAQSLGLTQLQVKTWYQNRRMKWKKMVLKGGHEAPTKPKGRPKKNSIPTTEEIEAQEQLAAKLAEEEKLRSEEEEEVFQSQPQDLSTSAASESVCPETPAREQAPPSPSEAMTTS, from the exons ATGCATTGTCAAGCAGAGCTGAGAGTCGCGAGCAGCGCGCAGCTGAAAGCCGCCAGAAGACGATACAAGACCTTCATGATCGACGAGATCCTCTCCAAGGAAACTTGTGATTACTTCGAGAAACTTTCTCTTTACTCGGTTTGCCCCTCTTTAATCGTCAGACCCAAACCTCTGCATTCATGCTCGG GCTCTGCTCCTCTGAGATCGTACCCTCTCCTGTCTGTGATCACACACCAGCCGCCCAGCAGCCTCCCACAGATCTCTCAGTCGTCTCCTCACCTGCCCCTTCTGTCACCCCAGCACCCGCTGAGCTCAGAGCCCAGTGCCAGGGAGACGCCCGTCAGCATCAGCAGTGAGTCAGAGACGGAGCACAGCACCCCGCGGCTGAAGAAACCCCGCCGCAGCCGCACCATCTTCACCGAGCTGCAGCTGCTGGGCCTGGAGAAGAAGTTCCAGAAACAGAAATATCTCTCCACTCCAGACAG ACTGGACCTGGCTCAGTCTTTGGGACTCACACAGCTCCAGGTGAAGACATGGTACCAGAACAGACGCATGAAATGGAAGAAAATG GTGCTGAAAGGAGGACATGAGGCTCCTACCAAGCCCAAAGGCCGACCTAAGAAGAACTCCATCCCAACCACAGAGGAGATCGAGGCCCAGGAACAGCTGGCAGCCAAACTAGCGGAGGAGGAGAAGCTACGGTccgaagaggaagaggaggtcTTCCAATCTCAACCTCAAGATCTCAGTACGTCCGCTGCGTCTGAATCCGTCTGTCCAGAAACCCCGGCGCGAGAACAGGCCCCTCCGTCTCCGTCAGAAGCAATGACGACCAGCTAA